The following are from one region of the Prochlorococcus marinus str. SB genome:
- a CDS encoding fluoride efflux transporter FluC: protein MDFSSISIILLGSTFGLTLRTFIQNNFKKSIGFDIQNTSIVNFLSSFLLGILVALNFINNEILVLFYSGFLGCFSTFSSFIYQLFELFKKRKFVILFFHYIEVIIFSFLFFYLGYFVIQFF from the coding sequence TTGGATTTTAGTTCAATAAGTATAATTTTACTCGGTAGTACTTTTGGATTAACACTGAGAACATTCATACAAAATAATTTTAAAAAAAGTATAGGTTTTGATATTCAAAATACTTCAATAGTAAATTTTTTATCATCTTTTTTATTAGGAATTTTAGTAGCTTTAAATTTTATTAATAACGAAATATTAGTTTTATTTTATAGTGGATTTTTAGGATGTTTTAGTACATTTTCTTCTTTTATATATCAACTATTTGAATTATTTAAAAAGAGAAAATTCGTCATATTATTTTTTCATTACATTGAAGTGATTATTTTTTCATTCCTTTTCTTTTATTTAGGTTATTTTGTTATTCAGTTTTTTTAA
- a CDS encoding CrcB family protein, whose protein sequence is MKIKNFIYILLSAYLATFLRITINNNFFISIIGSFLVGFFISRRLSYSTEKILLNGFFSCFTSFSGFIYFLYTILNQGDWIKFIIFFNLIIIVNLFTMLFGFWISRKIT, encoded by the coding sequence GTGAAAATAAAAAATTTTATTTATATTCTTTTATCCGCTTACCTAGCTACTTTTTTAAGAATAACTATAAATAATAATTTTTTTATTTCAATAATCGGATCATTTTTAGTCGGTTTTTTTATTAGTAGAAGATTAAGTTATTCAACTGAAAAAATTTTATTGAATGGTTTTTTTTCTTGCTTTACATCTTTTAGCGGATTTATATATTTTTTGTACACAATTTTAAATCAAGGGGATTGGATAAAATTTATAATTTTTTTTAATTTAATCATCATCGTAAATTTATTCACAATGCTTTTCGGGTTTTGGATAAGTAGAAAAATTACTTAG
- the cysE gene encoding serine O-acetyltransferase: MVMKTFKSDIEIIRERDPAARGILEIFLCYPGFQSIVIHRFTHKLWQLKIPLIPRLLSHLNRLATGIEIHPGAKIGKRVFIDHGMGVVIGETAEIGNNCLLYQGVTLGGTGKSHGKRHPTLRENVVVGAGAKVLGSITVGSNTRIGAGSVVVRNVEGNSTVVGVPGRVVHQSGVKVNPLAHSALPDAEANVIKNLMDRIDSLENEILKLQKTLECIASSESIDISKLGDSQNLKDKEIFEFLGDD, from the coding sequence ATGGTAATGAAAACTTTTAAATCAGATATAGAAATTATCAGAGAGAGAGATCCCGCCGCAAGAGGAATATTAGAGATATTTCTTTGCTACCCTGGCTTTCAATCAATAGTTATCCATAGGTTTACGCATAAATTATGGCAATTAAAGATTCCTTTGATTCCCCGCTTGCTCAGTCATCTTAATAGGCTAGCAACAGGTATTGAAATCCATCCTGGGGCAAAAATTGGTAAAAGGGTTTTCATAGATCATGGAATGGGTGTTGTAATTGGTGAAACTGCTGAGATAGGAAATAACTGTTTGCTTTATCAGGGCGTGACATTAGGAGGTACTGGTAAAAGCCATGGCAAAAGACACCCCACCTTAAGGGAAAATGTTGTAGTCGGAGCGGGCGCAAAAGTTCTTGGATCTATCACGGTAGGATCTAATACCCGTATTGGTGCTGGCTCAGTAGTTGTTCGAAATGTAGAGGGGAACAGTACTGTGGTCGGAGTTCCTGGCAGAGTAGTTCATCAAAGTGGTGTCAAAGTAAATCCTTTAGCTCACTCTGCCTTACCAGATGCAGAAGCTAATGTGATAAAAAATTTAATGGATAGGATAGACTCTCTTGAAAATGAAATTCTTAAACTACAAAAAACTCTAGAATGTATAGCCAGCTCAGAATCTATTGATATTTCTAAACTCGGTGATTCTCAAAATCTTAAAGATAAAGAAATTTTTGAATTTCTTGGAGATGATTAA
- the infC gene encoding translation initiation factor IF-3, with protein sequence MPPRPRFDRRAPVRELPNINERIKYPQLRVVDSDGKQLGVIDRLKALEIASQRELDLVLVSEKANPPVCRIMDYGKYKFEQEKKAKEARKKSHQTEVKEVKMRYKIDKHDYDVRIGQATKFLKSGDKVKCTVIFRGREIQHSNLAETLLLKMANDLEEQSEVQQKPKREGRNMIMFLSPRKTPLIKKNDE encoded by the coding sequence ATGCCCCCACGCCCACGCTTTGACCGACGAGCTCCAGTTAGAGAGCTACCAAATATAAATGAAAGAATAAAATACCCTCAATTGAGAGTCGTTGATTCAGATGGAAAACAATTAGGCGTCATAGATAGATTAAAAGCATTAGAAATAGCATCTCAAAGAGAACTTGATTTAGTTTTGGTGAGCGAAAAAGCAAATCCTCCTGTTTGTAGAATCATGGACTACGGTAAATATAAATTTGAACAAGAAAAGAAAGCTAAAGAAGCAAGGAAAAAATCTCACCAAACAGAAGTTAAAGAAGTAAAAATGAGGTATAAAATTGATAAGCATGATTATGATGTTCGAATTGGTCAAGCTACTAAATTTCTAAAATCGGGAGATAAAGTAAAGTGTACTGTAATTTTTAGGGGAAGAGAAATTCAACACTCAAATTTAGCTGAGACTCTTCTTTTAAAAATGGCTAATGATTTAGAAGAGCAATCAGAAGTTCAACAAAAACCAAAAAGAGAAGGGAGAAACATGATTATGTTTTTAAGTCCTCGTAAAACTCCTCTTATTAAAAAAAATGATGAGTGA
- the miaA gene encoding tRNA (adenosine(37)-N6)-dimethylallyltransferase MiaA: MSPSLPHVIILIGPTASGKTELAIEIAEYFKTHIHNIDSRQIYKSMDIGTAKPSRIQQKKIKHFLIDIEEPINPINVKQFQEIAQKSIKGEIKKDNLPFLVGGSGLYMNSITKGFFVPDVPPQNNFRKQLEELGQEKCWDLLKNCDPLSTKKINFADQIRTIRALEVFYVTGKPLSTLKVQKSPNWNILELGLDRDNLKERIFQRTKIMFLSGIIEETKDLISKYGFDLPILETIGYREARDVLNNRSTIDKAIELTATKTIQFAKRQKTWFRNKNNPIWLNNKNLLKDAIIKIESFLS; this comes from the coding sequence ATGTCTCCGTCTCTACCTCATGTAATAATTTTAATTGGGCCTACCGCAAGTGGCAAAACAGAATTAGCTATTGAAATTGCAGAATATTTTAAAACTCATATACACAATATCGATTCAAGACAAATTTATAAGTCCATGGATATTGGAACAGCCAAGCCATCTAGAATCCAACAAAAAAAAATAAAGCATTTTTTAATAGATATTGAGGAACCAATCAATCCAATTAATGTAAAACAATTTCAAGAAATTGCTCAAAAATCTATTAAGGGTGAAATTAAAAAAGATAATTTACCTTTTCTTGTTGGAGGAAGTGGGTTGTATATGAACTCAATAACAAAAGGATTTTTTGTACCAGATGTCCCTCCTCAAAATAATTTCAGAAAACAATTAGAAGAACTTGGTCAGGAAAAATGTTGGGACCTATTAAAAAATTGTGATCCATTATCAACAAAAAAAATCAATTTTGCTGACCAAATTAGAACAATCAGAGCTTTAGAAGTCTTTTATGTAACGGGTAAACCTTTGTCAACTCTGAAAGTTCAAAAATCGCCTAACTGGAATATCCTAGAGCTTGGATTAGATAGAGATAATTTAAAAGAAAGAATTTTTCAAAGAACAAAAATAATGTTTTTATCGGGAATTATTGAGGAGACGAAAGACCTTATCTCTAAATACGGATTTGATTTGCCAATATTAGAAACCATTGGTTATCGAGAAGCAAGGGATGTTTTAAATAACCGATCAACAATAGACAAAGCGATTGAGTTAACTGCTACAAAAACAATCCAATTTGCCAAAAGACAAAAAACTTGGTTTCGTAATAAAAATAATCCTATTTGGCTTAATAACAAAAACCTGCTAAAAGATGCAATAATTAAAATAGAGTCTTTTTTAAGCTAA
- a CDS encoding GNAT family N-acetyltransferase, producing the protein MKEISIIKHAKGALGLRVFGLGPNLKPTKGLIKLQKLLDTNAFWAKNRSINDLKKCLANSDVVISLWVGKEIVGFGRALTDGIYRGVLWDIVIDRNYQGNGFGTLILNNLLSSKKIKNTKKLYLMTTNKKSFYSQFDFKEVTSQNLLIREI; encoded by the coding sequence ATGAAAGAAATATCTATAATTAAACATGCAAAAGGGGCTTTAGGATTAAGGGTTTTTGGATTAGGTCCTAATCTTAAACCAACAAAAGGATTAATTAAACTACAAAAATTACTAGATACCAATGCTTTTTGGGCAAAAAATAGATCAATTAATGATCTAAAAAAATGTCTTGCTAACAGTGATGTCGTAATAAGTCTTTGGGTTGGCAAGGAAATAGTTGGTTTTGGTAGAGCTTTAACCGATGGGATTTACCGCGGAGTGCTTTGGGATATTGTTATTGATCGAAATTACCAAGGCAATGGTTTCGGCACATTAATTTTAAACAATCTTTTATCTTCTAAAAAAATTAAAAATACAAAAAAATTATATTTAATGACAACAAATAAAAAATCGTTTTATTCTCAATTTGATTTTAAAGAAGTTACTTCTCAAAATTTATTGATTCGTGAAATATAA
- the gyrB gene encoding DNA topoisomerase (ATP-hydrolyzing) subunit B — MSEDKRSNKISNDYGAEQIQVLEGLEPVRKRPGMYIGSTGPRGLHHLVYEVVDNSVDEALAGHCDHIEIVLRADGSALISDNGRGIPTDIHPRTGKSALETVLTVLHAGGKFGSGGYKVSGGLHGVGISVVNALSEWVNVTVYRDGSEFNQRFEKGVSKGELETKKQIGKSSKKGTTICFKPDKTIFSGGIEFEYALLSSRLRELAYLNGGVKIVFRDERNTLSDGSFKEEIYLYQGGIKEYVEYMNAEKDSLHNEIIYVDSQKENVYVEAALQWCSDVYSDNILGFANNIRTIDGGTHIEGLKTVLTRTFNNLAKKRGKRKDIEKNLAGENIREGLTVVLSVKVPDPEFEGQTKTKLGNTEVRGIVDSLIGEALTKYMEFNPGILDLILEKAIQSFNAAEAARRARELVRRKSVLESSTLPGKLADCSSRDPSESEIYIVEGDSAGGSAKQGRDRNFQAILPLRGKILNIEKTDDTKIYKNTEIQSLITALGLGIKGEEFDENSLRYHRVVIMTDADVDGAHIRTLLLTFFYRYQRELVEKGFIYIACPPLYKVERGKNHNYCYNENQLKDTIQGFGENANYNIQRFKGLGEMMPKQLWDTTMNPQTRMMKRVEIEDALEADRIFNILMGDKVAPRREFIETHSSNLDMKTLDI; from the coding sequence ATGAGTGAGGACAAAAGATCTAATAAAATCTCAAATGATTATGGTGCGGAACAGATACAGGTTTTAGAGGGGTTAGAACCAGTTCGTAAACGCCCTGGGATGTATATAGGTTCAACAGGACCTAGGGGATTACACCATTTAGTATACGAGGTAGTTGATAACTCGGTTGATGAAGCACTTGCAGGACATTGCGATCACATAGAAATAGTTCTTCGAGCAGATGGCTCTGCTTTAATTTCTGATAATGGCCGAGGTATTCCAACAGATATTCATCCAAGAACAGGGAAAAGTGCCTTAGAAACCGTACTAACTGTACTTCATGCAGGAGGGAAATTTGGAAGTGGTGGTTATAAAGTTTCAGGAGGTTTGCATGGAGTAGGAATATCTGTAGTTAATGCTCTTAGCGAATGGGTTAATGTGACTGTTTATAGGGATGGAAGCGAATTTAATCAAAGATTTGAAAAAGGTGTATCAAAGGGTGAATTGGAAACTAAAAAGCAGATTGGCAAATCATCTAAGAAAGGAACAACTATTTGCTTTAAACCCGACAAAACGATTTTTTCTGGAGGAATTGAATTTGAATATGCTCTTCTTTCATCTAGATTAAGGGAGCTCGCTTATCTTAATGGTGGAGTAAAAATTGTCTTTAGAGATGAGAGAAATACATTATCAGATGGTTCTTTTAAAGAAGAAATTTACCTGTATCAAGGAGGTATTAAGGAATATGTTGAATATATGAATGCTGAAAAAGATTCTCTTCATAATGAAATTATTTATGTTGACTCACAGAAAGAAAATGTATATGTAGAAGCAGCTTTACAATGGTGTTCAGATGTATATTCAGATAATATTTTAGGATTCGCAAATAATATTAGAACTATTGATGGAGGAACTCATATTGAAGGGCTAAAAACTGTTTTGACAAGAACTTTTAATAATCTTGCAAAAAAAAGAGGCAAAAGAAAAGATATTGAAAAAAATTTAGCAGGCGAAAATATTAGAGAGGGTTTGACTGTTGTTTTATCAGTAAAAGTTCCAGATCCCGAATTTGAAGGGCAAACAAAAACAAAATTAGGAAATACTGAAGTACGGGGAATTGTGGATTCTCTCATTGGGGAGGCTCTCACAAAATATATGGAATTCAATCCTGGAATTTTGGACTTGATTCTTGAAAAAGCAATTCAATCATTTAATGCAGCAGAAGCTGCGAGAAGAGCTAGAGAATTAGTAAGAAGAAAAAGTGTTCTAGAAAGTTCTACATTACCGGGTAAATTAGCAGATTGTAGTTCTAGAGATCCCTCAGAATCAGAAATTTATATAGTTGAAGGAGATTCAGCAGGTGGCTCTGCAAAACAAGGACGAGATAGAAATTTTCAGGCTATTTTGCCTCTAAGGGGTAAAATTCTTAATATTGAAAAAACTGACGATACTAAAATTTATAAAAACACAGAAATACAGTCATTGATAACAGCTCTAGGATTAGGGATAAAAGGAGAGGAGTTCGATGAGAACTCTTTGAGATATCACAGAGTTGTCATTATGACGGATGCTGATGTTGACGGTGCTCATATAAGAACTTTATTGCTGACATTTTTTTACAGATACCAAAGAGAACTTGTTGAGAAAGGTTTTATATATATTGCTTGTCCCCCTCTGTATAAAGTTGAAAGAGGTAAGAATCATAATTACTGTTATAACGAGAATCAATTAAAGGATACAATTCAAGGTTTTGGAGAAAATGCAAATTATAATATCCAAAGGTTTAAGGGATTAGGTGAGATGATGCCAAAACAATTATGGGATACAACTATGAATCCTCAAACGAGGATGATGAAAAGGGTTGAAATCGAAGATGCACTTGAAGCTGACAGAATATTCAATATATTAATGGGGGATAAAGTTGCACCACGAAGAGAATTTATTGAAACTCATAGTAGCAACTTAGATATGAAAACTTTAGACATATGA
- the secA gene encoding preprotein translocase subunit SecA encodes MLKLLLGDPNTRKLKRYQPIVEEINFLEEEISQLTDDELRKETQNLKSNISAELDFKKQKELLEEFLPRAFAIVREASKRVLDMRHFDVQLIGGMVLNECQIAEMKTGEGKTLVATLPCFLNALTGKGVHVVTVNDYLARRDAEWMGQVHRFLGLSVGLIQQDMNPVERKKNYDCDITYATNSELGFDYLRDNMATDISEVVQRKFNYCVIDEVDSILIDEARTPLIISGQVERPQEKYQKASELSLALVKAKELSKDGIDPEGDYEVDEKQRSCILTDQGFAKCEEYLGVNDLYNPQDPWAHYITNALKAKELFIKDVNYIIKNDEAVIVDEFTGRVMPGRRWSDGQHQAIEAKESLPIQPETQTLASITYQNFFLLYPGLAGMTGTAKTEEVEFEKTYKLESTVIPTNQIRKRQDWSDQVFKTEIGKWKAVAKETAQIHREGRPVLVGTTSVEKSELLSSLLSEEKIPHNLLNAKPENVEREAEIIAQAGRAGAVTIATNMAGRGTDIILGGNSDYMARLKLKEILIPLLVKPDNEHKPPIPKQRNSKSKGGFSTKAGSNLKKNISNASTSLFPCKLDEVIEKKLSVLSDELVKNWGDRQLSVLELDDRIATAAEKAPTNDDLIKLLRESLSDVKKEYEKVLIHEEEKVREAGGLHVIGTERHESRRVDNQLRGRAGRQGDLGSTRFFLSLDDNLLRIFGGDRVANLMNAFRVDEDMPIESGMLTRSLESAQKKVETYYYDIRKQVFEYDEVMNNQRKAVYGERLRVLKGIDLKRQVIGYGERTMIEIVDAYINPDLPPEEWNIDQLISKVKEFIYLLDDLKPDDINLLSIEELKNYFQEQLRIAYDLKESQIEKIRPGLMREAERFFILQQIDNLWREHLQSMDSLRESVGLRGYGQKDPLIEYKNEGYDMFLEMMTNMRRNVIYSMFMFQPKTDVNEK; translated from the coding sequence ATGCTAAAACTTTTGTTGGGAGATCCGAATACACGAAAGTTAAAGCGCTATCAACCAATAGTGGAAGAGATAAATTTTTTAGAAGAAGAAATTTCTCAACTGACTGATGATGAGCTTAGAAAAGAAACTCAAAATCTTAAATCAAATATTTCAGCAGAATTAGATTTTAAAAAACAAAAAGAACTCTTAGAAGAATTTCTTCCTAGAGCCTTTGCAATAGTAAGAGAAGCAAGTAAACGTGTTCTTGATATGAGACACTTTGATGTTCAGTTAATAGGTGGGATGGTTTTAAATGAGTGTCAAATTGCTGAGATGAAGACTGGAGAGGGAAAAACACTTGTTGCAACATTACCGTGTTTTTTAAATGCCCTTACGGGAAAAGGTGTTCATGTTGTTACTGTAAATGATTATTTAGCTAGAAGGGATGCGGAGTGGATGGGACAAGTTCATCGTTTTTTAGGTTTATCCGTTGGTTTGATTCAGCAAGATATGAATCCAGTTGAGAGAAAGAAAAATTATGATTGTGATATAACGTATGCTACAAATTCAGAATTAGGATTTGATTATTTAAGAGATAATATGGCTACCGATATTAGTGAGGTAGTTCAAAGAAAATTTAATTATTGCGTAATTGATGAGGTTGATTCAATATTAATTGATGAAGCAAGAACGCCTCTAATCATTTCTGGCCAAGTTGAAAGACCACAAGAAAAATATCAAAAGGCTTCAGAATTATCTCTGGCATTAGTCAAAGCAAAAGAGTTAAGTAAAGATGGTATTGATCCAGAAGGCGATTATGAAGTTGATGAAAAACAGAGAAGTTGTATATTAACTGATCAGGGTTTCGCAAAATGTGAAGAGTATTTGGGAGTTAATGATTTATATAATCCTCAAGATCCTTGGGCGCACTATATAACTAACGCTTTAAAAGCTAAAGAATTATTTATTAAAGATGTGAATTATATTATTAAGAACGATGAAGCTGTCATAGTGGATGAATTTACTGGTAGGGTAATGCCTGGCAGACGTTGGAGTGATGGACAACATCAGGCAATTGAAGCTAAAGAGAGTCTTCCAATTCAGCCTGAGACTCAAACATTAGCATCCATAACTTATCAGAATTTTTTCCTTTTATATCCTGGTTTAGCAGGAATGACGGGAACTGCAAAAACTGAGGAGGTTGAATTTGAAAAGACTTATAAATTAGAATCAACAGTCATACCGACAAATCAAATAAGAAAGAGACAAGATTGGTCTGATCAAGTATTTAAAACAGAGATTGGTAAATGGAAAGCCGTTGCTAAAGAAACTGCGCAAATTCATAGAGAGGGAAGACCTGTTCTAGTTGGTACAACAAGTGTTGAAAAAAGTGAATTATTAAGTTCACTTTTATCAGAAGAAAAAATCCCACATAATTTGTTAAATGCTAAGCCAGAGAACGTTGAACGTGAGGCTGAAATTATTGCTCAGGCAGGAAGAGCAGGAGCTGTTACTATTGCGACTAATATGGCTGGAAGGGGAACAGATATAATTCTTGGCGGTAATAGTGACTATATGGCAAGGCTTAAATTAAAAGAGATTTTAATTCCTTTGTTAGTCAAGCCTGATAATGAGCATAAGCCACCAATACCTAAACAAAGAAATTCAAAATCTAAGGGTGGTTTTTCTACAAAAGCTGGTTCAAATTTGAAAAAGAACATTTCAAATGCTTCAACAAGTCTTTTCCCTTGCAAACTAGATGAGGTAATTGAAAAGAAACTCTCTGTTTTATCTGATGAACTTGTAAAAAATTGGGGAGATAGACAACTTTCTGTCTTAGAACTTGATGATAGGATAGCTACAGCGGCAGAAAAAGCACCAACTAATGATGACTTGATAAAGCTTTTGAGAGAATCTTTGTCTGATGTAAAAAAAGAATATGAAAAAGTTTTGATTCATGAAGAAGAAAAAGTAAGAGAAGCTGGCGGTTTACATGTCATTGGTACTGAGAGACATGAATCACGAAGAGTGGATAATCAACTTAGAGGAAGAGCAGGAAGACAAGGTGACTTGGGAAGTACAAGATTCTTTTTATCTTTAGATGATAATTTATTAAGGATTTTTGGAGGTGATAGAGTGGCAAATCTAATGAATGCTTTTAGGGTTGATGAAGATATGCCTATTGAGTCAGGAATGCTTACTAGGTCTCTAGAAAGTGCTCAAAAGAAAGTTGAAACCTATTATTACGATATTAGAAAACAAGTTTTTGAATACGACGAGGTAATGAACAATCAAAGAAAAGCAGTTTATGGCGAAAGACTCCGGGTATTGAAAGGAATTGATTTAAAAAGACAAGTAATAGGATATGGAGAAAGGACGATGATTGAAATTGTAGATGCTTATATTAATCCTGATCTTCCTCCTGAAGAATGGAATATTGATCAATTAATTTCTAAAGTCAAAGAATTTATATATTTATTAGATGATCTTAAACCTGATGATATTAATTTACTGTCCATAGAAGAATTAAAAAACTATTTTCAAGAGCAGTTGCGAATAGCTTATGATTTAAAGGAATCACAAATAGAAAAGATTCGTCCAGGATTAATGAGAGAAGCTGAAAGATTTTTCATTTTGCAACAAATTGATAATTTATGGCGAGAACATCTTCAATCCATGGATTCATTGAGGGAATCAGTTGGATTGAGAGGTTATGGTCAAAAAGATCCATTAATCGAATATAAAAACGAAGGATATGACATGTTTCTCGAAATGATGACTAATATGAGACGAAATGTTATTTATTCAATGTTCATGTTTCAACCTAAAACTGACGTTAATGAAAAATAA
- a CDS encoding GntR family transcriptional regulator: MRFHIQQESDIPASTQLNNQICFAIAARHYPPGHRLPSTRQLAMQTGLHRNTISKVYRQLEVDGVVEAIAGSGIYVRDNLTKKEFTKSLYSKDKISKAPDQEAKKVIDNLISLGFTLQETREILNNEIDWRIQCGSRIIVSTPREDIGASMLIAEDLSTTVNVPVEVVPMEELEKVLSNSNNGTIVTSRYFLQPLEKVAKQYGVRAIAVDLSDFQKELKMLKELNAGSCVGIVSISPGLLRAAEVIIHSMRGSELMLMTAISDNNSRLLSLLKASNHIVCDGPSLSVVENTLLKNRSQLMRLPQIICAKNYLSIETINQLKKEIGVFN; this comes from the coding sequence GTGAGATTCCATATTCAACAAGAAAGTGATATCCCAGCATCTACTCAACTAAATAATCAAATTTGTTTCGCAATTGCAGCAAGACATTATCCTCCAGGACACAGACTCCCAAGCACGAGGCAACTTGCAATGCAGACTGGACTCCATCGGAATACAATTAGCAAAGTTTATAGACAACTGGAAGTAGATGGAGTTGTTGAAGCAATAGCTGGATCAGGTATCTACGTGAGAGATAATCTTACTAAAAAAGAATTTACAAAATCACTTTACTCAAAAGACAAAATTAGTAAGGCACCTGATCAAGAAGCAAAGAAGGTAATTGACAACTTAATAAGTCTTGGATTCACTTTACAAGAGACCAGAGAGATATTGAACAATGAAATTGATTGGCGTATTCAATGCGGTTCAAGAATCATAGTCAGTACTCCTAGAGAAGATATTGGAGCTTCTATGTTAATAGCAGAAGACCTTTCTACAACAGTTAATGTACCAGTAGAAGTTGTTCCTATGGAAGAATTAGAAAAAGTTTTAAGTAATTCAAATAATGGTACGATTGTAACAAGCAGATATTTTTTACAGCCTCTAGAAAAAGTTGCCAAGCAATATGGAGTTCGCGCAATTGCAGTTGACTTGAGTGATTTTCAAAAGGAATTAAAAATGCTCAAGGAATTAAATGCTGGAAGTTGTGTAGGTATTGTTAGCATAAGTCCTGGTTTATTGAGAGCTGCAGAAGTCATTATTCATAGCATGCGTGGTAGTGAATTAATGCTTATGACGGCAATCTCAGACAATAACAGTAGATTACTCTCACTTTTAAAGGCTTCAAACCACATAGTTTGTGATGGACCGAGTTTATCAGTTGTAGAAAACACTTTGTTAAAAAATCGTTCTCAGTTGATGAGATTACCACAAATAATCTGTGCTAAAAATTATTTAAGTATAGAAACAATAAATCAATTAAAAAAAGAAATAGGAGTTTTTAATTAA
- a CDS encoding nuclear transport factor 2 family protein, with the protein MTRVISIDDLRGLFTKPYGTDAPTKQKWAEFYNENVIFTDPTQKTEGLDSYVKAQEKLVKRCDDVFLETHAISITGDCGFIEWTMGLKIMGKEFIYPGTTRLLFGENGLIKEHRDYFDFCGPTFGPVPILGPFIRWLYSKFVS; encoded by the coding sequence ATGACAAGAGTAATCTCTATAGATGATTTAAGAGGATTATTTACTAAACCTTATGGTACAGATGCACCAACAAAACAAAAATGGGCTGAATTTTATAATGAGAATGTTATTTTTACAGACCCAACTCAGAAAACAGAGGGTTTAGATTCTTATGTTAAAGCTCAAGAAAAGCTAGTTAAAAGATGTGATGATGTTTTTTTAGAAACTCATGCAATTTCTATAACTGGGGATTGTGGATTTATTGAATGGACAATGGGTTTAAAAATTATGGGTAAAGAATTTATTTATCCTGGAACTACTCGTTTATTATTTGGTGAAAATGGACTAATAAAAGAGCACAGAGATTACTTTGATTTTTGCGGCCCAACTTTTGGACCAGTTCCTATTTTAGGACCATTTATAAGATGGCTTTATAGTAAATTTGTATCTTGA